A DNA window from Engraulis encrasicolus isolate BLACKSEA-1 chromosome 3, IST_EnEncr_1.0, whole genome shotgun sequence contains the following coding sequences:
- the LOC134445326 gene encoding cilia- and flagella-associated protein 95-like isoform X2, whose protein sequence is MKKDYTVQLPTKMMIPSVLLQFDRDALPGCSQGCSHYNSALPRYPPGYNKMDFDTTHKLDYARPYHIQTDVVTVEKMAAAKPLPDFRRRQSEFTDVAEHKRVGQNTWQDDKGAQGRPRVIYAPRGGRNQSNFTLQ, encoded by the exons ATGAAGAAAGACTACACTGTTCAACTTCCAACAAAGATGATGATTCCATCGGTGCTACTCCAGTTTGACAG GGATGCTCTACCCGGATGCTCTCAGGGATGCTCTCATTACAACAGTGCCCTTCCTCGATACCCCCCTGGCTATAACAAAAT GGACTTTGACACGACACACAAGCTGGATTACGCCCGTCCGTATCACATTCAGACTGATGTG GTCACGGTGGAGAAGATGGCTGCCGCCAAGCCTCTACCTGACTTCCGCCGGCGTCAGTCAGAGTTCACCGACGTGGCGGAACACAAGCGAGTGGGCCAGAACACTTGGCAGGACGACAAGGGAGCGCAGGGCCGGCCAAGGGTCATATACGCACCCCGCGGCGGCCGCAACCAGTCCAATTTCACCCTCCAGTAA
- the LOC134445326 gene encoding cilia- and flagella-associated protein 95-like isoform X1: protein MQYSRPTLVSNWHKNREAEPKDYDFSTYPDGKKCHHKSTYKHIGTYKDADWSTTSNSQLSECFKMKKDYTVQLPTKMMIPSVLLQFDRDALPGCSQGCSHYNSALPRYPPGYNKMDFDTTHKLDYARPYHIQTDVVTVEKMAAAKPLPDFRRRQSEFTDVAEHKRVGQNTWQDDKGAQGRPRVIYAPRGGRNQSNFTLQ from the exons ATGCAATACAGCCGACCAACACTTGTTTCCAACTG GCACAAGAATAGAGAAGCAGAGCCCAAAGACTATGACTTCAGTACATATCCGGATGGAAAGAAGTGCCATCATAAGTCCACATATAAACATATTGGGACATACAAAGATGCT GACTGGAGCACCACATCAAACAGCCAGTTGTCTGAGTGCTTCAAGATGAAGAAAGACTACACTGTTCAACTTCCAACAAAGATGATGATTCCATCGGTGCTACTCCAGTTTGACAG GGATGCTCTACCCGGATGCTCTCAGGGATGCTCTCATTACAACAGTGCCCTTCCTCGATACCCCCCTGGCTATAACAAAAT GGACTTTGACACGACACACAAGCTGGATTACGCCCGTCCGTATCACATTCAGACTGATGTG GTCACGGTGGAGAAGATGGCTGCCGCCAAGCCTCTACCTGACTTCCGCCGGCGTCAGTCAGAGTTCACCGACGTGGCGGAACACAAGCGAGTGGGCCAGAACACTTGGCAGGACGACAAGGGAGCGCAGGGCCGGCCAAGGGTCATATACGCACCCCGCGGCGGCCGCAACCAGTCCAATTTCACCCTCCAGTAA
- the ptar1 gene encoding protein prenyltransferase alpha subunit repeat-containing protein 1 isoform X1, whose protein sequence is MAESEEEVDVLVQRVMKDINNAFKRNPNIDEIGLIPCPEARYNRSPIVLVDNKLGVESWCVKFLLPYVHNKLLLYRQRKQWLDREALIDVTCTLLLLNPDFTTAWNVRKELLQCGVLSAEKDLYLGKLALTKFPKSPETWIHRRWVLQRMQRDICPGVGERKEQVDGEGGGDHRDGGHRDGDRGDSAEDPLRSERLRRLLQEEMRVCADAAGRYPSNYNAWSHRIWVLHHLAKGNLKILHDELSSMRLWVSMHVSDHSGFHYRQFLLRALVRELSHHQNQSQSQSSSHQTQTQTQQQQSPSSPRSSSTPSATAPSSSPSSPPPPHRSPAGSPTQPNGEASTLGSEGLGGPLTSAAISELFQDEMELCTDLIEAYPGHETLWCHRRHVFYLWHQWRQECDLSSSSSSSAQANGSSSSSPHLLNHALVEPPAATASPVPAHSRLKCGPDSEMAANGQPMDMEVDGEEEEEEEEEEAAERESTTAADVCPLSDNIQQQQQSSCSGGSGGAGGVSGSSSSSINATTSSSSSSGGCYMRDTKRLKRGPAPACPPPSLAAEEAFVSSVLSSCRSPEQRRFAASYRKWLASVIGH, encoded by the exons ATGGCTGAGTCTGAAGAGGAGGTGGATGTCTTGGTTCAAAGAGTTATGAAAGATATCAATAACGCGTTTAAAAGAAATCCCAACAT CGACGAGATCGGGCTGATTCCATGTCCAGAGGCCCGCTACAACAGGAGCCCGATCGTGCTGGTGGACAACAAGCTGGGCGTGGAGAGCTGGTGCGTCAAGTTCCTGTTGCCCTACGTGCACAACAAGCTGCTGCTCTACCGGCAGAGGAAGCAGTGGCTCGACAGGGAAG CGCTTATAGATGTCACCTGCACGTTGCTGCTGCTCAATCCAGATTTCACCACTGCTTGGAATGTCAG GAAAGAGCTTCTCCAGTGTGGTGTCCTGTCTGCGGAGAAGGACCTCTATCTGGGCAAGCTCGCGCTGACCAAGTTCCCCAAGAGCCCAGAGACATGGATACACAG ACGCTGGGTGCTGCAGCGGATGCAGAGAGACATCTGTCCCGGCGTCGGCGAGCGGAAGGAGCAGGTGGATGGAGAGGGAGGCGGTGACCATAGAGACGGTGGCCATAGAGACGGTGACCGGGGCGACAGTGCGGAGGACCCGCTGCGCAGCGAGCGGCTGCGAAGGCTCCTGCAGGAGGAGATGCGTGTCTGCGCAGACGCGGCCGGACGTTACCCCAGCAACTACAACGCCTGGTCCCACCGCATCTGGGTACTGCATCACCTGGCAAAAGGAAATCTGAAG atCCTGCACGATGAGCTGTCCTCCATGAGGCTGTGGGTGTCCATGCACGTGTCGGACCACAGTGGCTTCCACTACCGCCAGTTCCTGCTCCGGGCCCTGGTCCGGGAGCTCAGCCATCACCAgaaccagagccagagccagagctccagccaccagacccagacccagacccagcagcagcagtccccCAGCTCCCCACGCTCCTCCTCTACCCCGTCGGCTacagctccctcctcctccccctcctcaccgCCACCTCCACACCGCTCCCCGGCCGGCTCGCCCACGCAGCCCAACGGTGAGGCCTCCACCCTGGGCAGTGAGGGCCTCGGCGGCCCCTTGACCTCCGCTGCCATCTCGGAACTCTTCCAGGACGAGATGGAGCTCTGCACCGACCTGATCGAGGCGTACCCCGGCCACGAGACTCTGTGgtgtcacag GCGGCATGTGTTCTACCTGTGGCACCAGTGGAGGCAGGAGTGTgatctcagcagcagcagcagtagcagcgctCAGGCCaacggtagcagcagcagctcccctcatctcctcaacCATGCTCTGGTGGAgcctccagcagcaacagcatcacCAGTACCGGCCCACTCACGGCTCAAATGTGGCCCAGACTCGGAAATGGCAGCCAACGGCCAGCCTATGGACATGGAGGTggatggagaagaagaggaggaggaggaggaggaggaggcagcggaGAGGGAGTCCACCACGGCGGCAGATGTGTGCCCACTCTCAGACaacatccagcagcagcagcagagtagcTGTAGTGGTGGTAGCGGTGGAGCTGGTGGGGTcagtggcagtagtagtagcagcatcaatgccaccaccagcagcagcagcagcagtggaggcTGCTACATGCGGGACACCAAGCGACTGAAGCGGGGGCCCGCGCCGGCCTGCCCGCCCCCCAGCCTGGCCGCGGAGGAGGCCTTCGTCAGCAGCGTGCTCTCCTCCTGTCGCAGCCCAGAGCAGCGGCGCTTTGCTGCCTCCTACAGGAAGTGGCTGGCATCTGTCATAGGTCACTGA
- the ptar1 gene encoding protein prenyltransferase alpha subunit repeat-containing protein 1 isoform X2, translating to MSRGPLQQEPDRAGGQQAGRGELVRQVPVALRAQQAAALPAEEAVARQGRKELLQCGVLSAEKDLYLGKLALTKFPKSPETWIHRRWVLQRMQRDICPGVGERKEQVDGEGGGDHRDGGHRDGDRGDSAEDPLRSERLRRLLQEEMRVCADAAGRYPSNYNAWSHRIWVLHHLAKGNLKILHDELSSMRLWVSMHVSDHSGFHYRQFLLRALVRELSHHQNQSQSQSSSHQTQTQTQQQQSPSSPRSSSTPSATAPSSSPSSPPPPHRSPAGSPTQPNGEASTLGSEGLGGPLTSAAISELFQDEMELCTDLIEAYPGHETLWCHRRHVFYLWHQWRQECDLSSSSSSSAQANGSSSSSPHLLNHALVEPPAATASPVPAHSRLKCGPDSEMAANGQPMDMEVDGEEEEEEEEEEAAERESTTAADVCPLSDNIQQQQQSSCSGGSGGAGGVSGSSSSSINATTSSSSSSGGCYMRDTKRLKRGPAPACPPPSLAAEEAFVSSVLSSCRSPEQRRFAASYRKWLASVIGH from the exons ATGTCCAGAGGCCCGCTACAACAGGAGCCCGATCGTGCTGGTGGACAACAAGCTGGGCGTGGAGAGCTGGTGCGTCAAGTTCCTGTTGCCCTACGTGCACAACAAGCTGCTGCTCTACCGGCAGAGGAAGCAGTGGCTCGACAGGGAAG GAAAGAGCTTCTCCAGTGTGGTGTCCTGTCTGCGGAGAAGGACCTCTATCTGGGCAAGCTCGCGCTGACCAAGTTCCCCAAGAGCCCAGAGACATGGATACACAG ACGCTGGGTGCTGCAGCGGATGCAGAGAGACATCTGTCCCGGCGTCGGCGAGCGGAAGGAGCAGGTGGATGGAGAGGGAGGCGGTGACCATAGAGACGGTGGCCATAGAGACGGTGACCGGGGCGACAGTGCGGAGGACCCGCTGCGCAGCGAGCGGCTGCGAAGGCTCCTGCAGGAGGAGATGCGTGTCTGCGCAGACGCGGCCGGACGTTACCCCAGCAACTACAACGCCTGGTCCCACCGCATCTGGGTACTGCATCACCTGGCAAAAGGAAATCTGAAG atCCTGCACGATGAGCTGTCCTCCATGAGGCTGTGGGTGTCCATGCACGTGTCGGACCACAGTGGCTTCCACTACCGCCAGTTCCTGCTCCGGGCCCTGGTCCGGGAGCTCAGCCATCACCAgaaccagagccagagccagagctccagccaccagacccagacccagacccagcagcagcagtccccCAGCTCCCCACGCTCCTCCTCTACCCCGTCGGCTacagctccctcctcctccccctcctcaccgCCACCTCCACACCGCTCCCCGGCCGGCTCGCCCACGCAGCCCAACGGTGAGGCCTCCACCCTGGGCAGTGAGGGCCTCGGCGGCCCCTTGACCTCCGCTGCCATCTCGGAACTCTTCCAGGACGAGATGGAGCTCTGCACCGACCTGATCGAGGCGTACCCCGGCCACGAGACTCTGTGgtgtcacag GCGGCATGTGTTCTACCTGTGGCACCAGTGGAGGCAGGAGTGTgatctcagcagcagcagcagtagcagcgctCAGGCCaacggtagcagcagcagctcccctcatctcctcaacCATGCTCTGGTGGAgcctccagcagcaacagcatcacCAGTACCGGCCCACTCACGGCTCAAATGTGGCCCAGACTCGGAAATGGCAGCCAACGGCCAGCCTATGGACATGGAGGTggatggagaagaagaggaggaggaggaggaggaggaggcagcggaGAGGGAGTCCACCACGGCGGCAGATGTGTGCCCACTCTCAGACaacatccagcagcagcagcagagtagcTGTAGTGGTGGTAGCGGTGGAGCTGGTGGGGTcagtggcagtagtagtagcagcatcaatgccaccaccagcagcagcagcagcagtggaggcTGCTACATGCGGGACACCAAGCGACTGAAGCGGGGGCCCGCGCCGGCCTGCCCGCCCCCCAGCCTGGCCGCGGAGGAGGCCTTCGTCAGCAGCGTGCTCTCCTCCTGTCGCAGCCCAGAGCAGCGGCGCTTTGCTGCCTCCTACAGGAAGTGGCTGGCATCTGTCATAGGTCACTGA